Proteins found in one Paenibacillus borealis genomic segment:
- a CDS encoding ABC transporter substrate-binding protein — protein sequence MQKKWLGLSLSLMLAAGIAGCGGGNSNKGAATEAPEAGTATPAATAAAGGNTAASEPVQLKYWTDDRHDQEYIKELINKFNETNGENIQVELTVMSENYAQSVDIAFTSNQAPDLLRLKSGNTAEFVKKGYLAPIDGYLTDDIKTKFGSVIIDNVNRFDGKVYSLANTGLTLRLIYNKDLFTKAGIANPPVSLQEMVDDAKKITEQGKGEGVYGFALNFKSPKSAFDRSIREILSLSGYQGLGFDLKTGQFDFAPYSQTIEYFKQMYEDGSILPGAETLDIDPLRAQFAAGKIGMYLSFSTEPGVYKDQFPTEINWAGALAPTLDGQIKGTSEIVSAGTWLGISAKSAHQEAAWKFMQYMYGDDILKTYHEKGFGIAVVPTIVEQAKNPEINGMEGFLVGEHDSLWPAVPSVTPEGSTYADAFFKYILAGGDAKAITEDLNTRYNAALSKAVEKGEVTVTPNAAFDPLKPQGE from the coding sequence ATGCAGAAAAAATGGTTGGGTCTCAGCCTGAGCCTTATGCTGGCGGCCGGAATCGCAGGCTGCGGCGGCGGGAACAGCAACAAGGGTGCGGCAACTGAAGCACCTGAAGCGGGCACGGCAACTCCGGCAGCAACGGCTGCTGCTGGCGGCAATACTGCCGCAAGCGAGCCTGTACAGCTTAAATACTGGACGGACGACCGTCATGACCAGGAATATATCAAAGAGCTGATCAACAAGTTCAATGAGACGAACGGCGAGAATATCCAGGTGGAGCTGACGGTGATGTCCGAGAACTACGCGCAGAGCGTGGATATCGCTTTTACCAGCAATCAGGCACCGGATCTGCTCCGTCTGAAGAGCGGCAATACAGCCGAATTTGTCAAAAAAGGATATCTGGCACCGATTGACGGTTATCTTACCGATGACATCAAAACGAAATTCGGCAGCGTAATCATCGACAATGTTAACCGTTTTGACGGCAAGGTGTACTCATTAGCTAATACTGGCCTCACCCTGCGTCTGATCTATAACAAGGATCTGTTTACCAAAGCGGGCATCGCGAATCCGCCTGTATCGCTCCAGGAAATGGTCGATGATGCCAAGAAGATTACCGAGCAGGGCAAAGGAGAAGGCGTGTATGGCTTCGCGCTGAACTTCAAAAGTCCGAAGTCGGCTTTTGACCGTTCGATCCGGGAGATTCTCTCCTTGAGCGGCTATCAGGGCCTCGGTTTCGACCTGAAGACAGGCCAGTTTGATTTCGCACCTTACTCGCAGACCATCGAGTACTTCAAGCAGATGTATGAAGACGGAAGCATTCTGCCCGGGGCAGAGACGCTGGACATCGACCCGCTGCGCGCCCAATTCGCGGCAGGCAAAATCGGGATGTACCTCTCCTTCTCGACAGAGCCGGGCGTGTACAAGGACCAGTTCCCGACAGAAATCAACTGGGCGGGCGCCCTGGCCCCAACGCTGGATGGACAGATTAAAGGAACCTCTGAAATCGTGTCCGCAGGTACCTGGCTCGGCATCAGTGCCAAATCAGCGCATCAGGAAGCGGCCTGGAAATTCATGCAGTACATGTACGGCGACGATATTCTGAAGACGTATCATGAAAAAGGCTTCGGGATTGCCGTAGTGCCAACCATTGTGGAACAGGCCAAAAACCCTGAAATTAACGGCATGGAAGGCTTCCTGGTCGGCGAGCATGACTCTCTCTGGCCCGCAGTGCCAAGTGTCACTCCGGAAGGCTCTACCTATGCGGATGCTTTCTTCAAATATATCCTTGCAGGCGGAGACGCCAAGGCGATTACCGAAGATTTGAACACAAGATACAATGCCGCATTGTCCAAAGCGGTAGAGAAGGGCGAGGTTACCGTTACGCCAAATGCCGCCTTTGATCCGCTGAAACCGCAGGGAGAATAA
- a CDS encoding cache domain-containing sensor histidine kinase, protein MKSLDYFRKQSFRSKLKTAFLAVILLSVLMTGGLSYSISAAILEKNALKLTQDTVVKSAQIIDEKLNKLTLIMMTFMISQPFHDMMRDVVSGDTGRYYTHLNDLDNVFSQARIAEPLIQSIYVSTPIGEFYPSSMNRNRLTEFKDTFLYERIEQEKRNLWVEGHEDMLFSGKDRVISLILEPIFDTPVSGVYIVVNIREDGFRKLVSGGTGGGARSFLLNASGEPVYSVKDPLVRQAVEGGHLTGRISSSRDLSNTFKLGGESYLLNYAHLGIADWTMTTIQSKASVLKDMIYVKWMLVVVALAAFTVTMMVSGAFTRYLLRPLQGLMKVMKKVESNDLTARFESSSGDELAQVGIRFNRMLEQIVVLIGEVTEAETNKRSAEIKALSAQMDPHFLYNTLNTIYWKLNLKQVEQSQRMVVSLSRLFQLGLNKGQEITTLSKELEHVRQYLELQCSCYEGLFRYEIHVEDESLNTLAIPRILLQPLVENSILHGFCDLESGGVIDIEILEEGERWCLTVRDNGAGMEEDQVRALFWRESDKGYAVSNLIRRLQLYYGDSAVFRVDSGPGRGTAVIISLPKREEHQDGR, encoded by the coding sequence GTGAAGAGCTTGGACTATTTCCGGAAGCAATCGTTCCGCAGTAAATTAAAAACCGCATTCCTGGCCGTGATTCTCCTCTCTGTGCTGATGACCGGAGGACTGTCCTATTCCATCTCGGCGGCGATCCTGGAGAAGAATGCGCTGAAGCTCACCCAGGATACCGTCGTCAAATCGGCACAGATCATCGACGAGAAGCTGAACAAGCTGACACTGATTATGATGACCTTTATGATCAGCCAGCCTTTTCACGATATGATGAGGGATGTCGTCTCCGGGGACACAGGCAGATATTATACCCATCTGAATGATCTTGATAACGTTTTCTCACAGGCGCGGATTGCCGAGCCGCTGATTCAGTCCATCTATGTGTCCACGCCGATCGGGGAGTTTTACCCGTCGTCGATGAACCGCAACCGGCTGACGGAATTCAAGGATACGTTTCTATATGAGCGCATTGAACAGGAGAAGAGGAACCTGTGGGTCGAGGGCCATGAGGATATGCTGTTCTCCGGCAAGGACCGGGTGATCTCACTGATTCTGGAGCCCATATTCGATACTCCGGTCAGCGGTGTCTATATCGTAGTCAATATCCGCGAAGACGGCTTCCGCAAGCTGGTAAGCGGAGGTACCGGGGGCGGGGCGCGCAGCTTCCTGCTGAACGCTTCAGGTGAGCCTGTGTATTCTGTGAAGGACCCGCTGGTCCGGCAGGCGGTGGAGGGCGGTCATCTGACCGGTAGGATCAGCAGCAGCCGGGATCTCAGCAATACGTTTAAGCTAGGCGGTGAATCCTATCTGCTGAACTATGCTCATCTGGGCATCGCAGATTGGACGATGACTACAATCCAGTCCAAAGCCAGCGTGCTGAAGGATATGATCTATGTCAAGTGGATGCTTGTGGTGGTGGCCCTCGCCGCCTTCACGGTCACAATGATGGTATCCGGCGCATTTACCCGTTATCTGCTGAGGCCGCTGCAGGGTCTGATGAAGGTGATGAAAAAGGTGGAAAGCAACGATCTGACCGCCCGGTTCGAGAGCAGCAGCGGGGATGAGCTGGCTCAGGTCGGTATCCGGTTCAACCGGATGCTTGAGCAGATTGTGGTGCTGATCGGGGAAGTCACCGAGGCAGAGACGAATAAACGCTCGGCGGAGATCAAGGCGCTGTCGGCGCAGATGGACCCCCACTTCCTGTACAACACGCTGAATACGATCTACTGGAAGCTGAATCTGAAGCAGGTGGAGCAGTCGCAGCGAATGGTAGTGTCGCTGTCCCGGCTGTTTCAGCTGGGGCTGAATAAGGGGCAGGAGATCACCACGCTGTCCAAGGAGCTGGAGCATGTCCGCCAGTATCTGGAGCTGCAGTGCAGCTGCTATGAAGGGTTGTTCCGTTATGAAATCCACGTAGAGGATGAATCGCTGAATACACTCGCTATTCCGCGTATTCTGCTGCAGCCGCTGGTGGAGAACAGCATCCTGCATGGCTTCTGCGATCTGGAGAGCGGCGGAGTTATTGATATAGAGATATTGGAAGAGGGAGAACGCTGGTGCCTTACGGTCCGCGACAATGGAGCAGGCATGGAGGAGGATCAGGTCCGGGCACTCTTCTGGAGGGAATCGGATAAGGGGTATGCCGTGTCCAATCTGATCCGCAGGCTGCAGCTGTATTACGGGGACAGTGCGGTGTTCCGGGTGGACAGCGGGCCAGGCAGGGGAACGGCGGTCATCATTTCTTTACCCAAGAGAGAGGAGCATCAGGATGGACGATAA
- a CDS encoding AraC family ligand binding domain-containing protein, whose translation MTKPDPHRSGVIYANYFAHTKPHSVKYEEGLTYYLFRFQAEGTCRALVAGNYETIIPGDLLIYPPGQPYGLNVQPRNLTASGETQPASDYFLAGKGEWLDSWWANTSLPVKTNIGFDDTVLTLWKHIISEKKKMMQNLDEIMDYLLRTFCLTLEHVIGSIRAPRERIPCTSLSYS comes from the coding sequence ATGACGAAGCCAGATCCGCATCGTTCCGGCGTCATTTATGCTAATTATTTCGCACACACGAAGCCCCACTCCGTTAAGTACGAAGAGGGGCTGACCTACTATCTGTTCCGGTTTCAGGCGGAAGGTACCTGCCGGGCGCTGGTGGCGGGCAATTACGAGACCATCATCCCCGGAGACCTGCTCATTTATCCTCCCGGTCAGCCCTACGGACTAAACGTTCAGCCCCGAAACCTAACAGCATCGGGTGAGACTCAGCCTGCTTCGGACTATTTCCTGGCCGGCAAGGGGGAGTGGCTGGACTCGTGGTGGGCTAACACAAGCCTGCCCGTAAAAACGAATATCGGTTTTGACGATACGGTGCTTACGCTATGGAAGCATATCATCAGCGAGAAGAAAAAAATGATGCAAAACCTGGACGAGATCATGGACTATCTTCTGAGAACGTTTTGCCTGACCCTGGAGCATGTGATTGGGTCAATCCGCGCACCAAGGGAGCGGATACCGTGTACAAGCTTAAGTTATTCATAG
- a CDS encoding carbohydrate ABC transporter permease: MIYKWRRLGENSLFLAPSIILTLTLGIYPLFWMLRYMFYDYAGYGEALFIGLDNFSRLLRDGLFWESVRNTFVFAGGKLLLTLPLSLLLAVILNGKLRGVSLLRGIYFMPTVISTAVISVVFYNIFNSYNGMVNTVLMKLHLVSAPVDWLGPKHAMLTVIIVAVWGAVGNYMLLFLAGLQSIPQDLYESAAIDGANAGRRFWNITLPMLAPVAQMVIMLAIIASLKGYESIMVITEGGPIGKTEVMYLYLYKLLFPVSTGSPVAQQLGYGSAVGFASAVIVGAVTGLYFFFSRKMNKVY; the protein is encoded by the coding sequence ATGATTTACAAATGGAGAAGGCTCGGGGAGAATTCCCTGTTCCTTGCGCCAAGCATTATTCTGACGCTTACCCTCGGCATCTATCCGCTGTTCTGGATGCTGCGCTATATGTTCTATGATTATGCCGGATATGGCGAGGCGCTGTTCATCGGGCTGGACAATTTCAGCCGGCTGCTGCGGGACGGCCTGTTCTGGGAGTCAGTCCGCAATACCTTCGTTTTTGCCGGAGGCAAGCTGCTGCTGACCCTGCCGTTGTCCCTGCTGCTGGCTGTCATTCTTAATGGCAAGCTGCGCGGGGTGAGTCTGCTCCGGGGCATCTATTTCATGCCGACCGTGATTAGTACGGCAGTGATCTCCGTTGTTTTTTATAACATCTTCAATTCCTATAACGGGATGGTTAACACGGTTCTGATGAAGCTGCACCTGGTCTCAGCGCCGGTCGACTGGCTGGGTCCGAAGCATGCGATGCTGACGGTTATCATCGTGGCGGTCTGGGGTGCGGTCGGCAACTATATGCTGCTCTTTCTCGCCGGGCTGCAGAGCATTCCGCAGGATCTGTACGAGAGCGCGGCCATTGACGGGGCGAACGCCGGAAGACGCTTCTGGAATATCACGCTTCCGATGCTGGCTCCGGTTGCCCAGATGGTCATTATGCTGGCGATTATCGCTTCCCTGAAGGGCTATGAGAGCATCATGGTCATTACAGAAGGCGGACCGATCGGCAAAACCGAGGTCATGTATCTCTATCTCTACAAGCTGTTGTTCCCTGTATCCACCGGTTCGCCGGTAGCGCAGCAGCTGGGCTACGGCAGTGCCGTGGGCTTCGCGTCCGCCGTAATTGTCGGCGCGGTTACTGGATTGTATTTCTTCTTCAGCCGCAAAATGAACAAGGTGTATTAG
- a CDS encoding helix-turn-helix domain-containing protein yields the protein MYKLKLFIDNHAHEPLSLEQISASAGLSVSRCSYLFNASFGQSMFAYCISVRLKLAQQQVMYSDLTLEQIADKTGFQSYAHFCRMFRGHFEHSPGEYRRKFGLRFHPDGYTD from the coding sequence GTGTACAAGCTTAAGTTATTCATAGACAACCATGCCCATGAACCGCTTAGCCTGGAGCAGATATCGGCCTCCGCCGGGTTAAGTGTCTCCCGCTGCTCCTATCTGTTCAACGCTTCTTTTGGCCAATCCATGTTCGCCTACTGTATCAGCGTCAGACTGAAGCTTGCGCAGCAGCAGGTGATGTACAGTGATCTGACGCTTGAACAGATAGCCGACAAAACGGGCTTCCAGAGCTATGCCCACTTCTGCCGGATGTTCCGCGGACACTTTGAACATTCTCCGGGTGAATACCGGCGCAAATTCGGGCTTCGGTTCCATCCGGATGGATACACAGATTAG
- a CDS encoding response regulator: MDDNGVISLCIIDDIKSVVAGLTCMNWADQGIRVAGTAANGEDGLDMISELRPDLVITDIRMPRMDGLSMLRAVLERHRDCKVILISGYADFEYAQQAVQLGAFDFVVKPFTEEDIMKAVLRAKAEILEERSKLLTLREMEKRLRESLPVLRQEYFALLVSHRTAWEQAAARWEFLNIDLNPQGFVVMLLEIDHFQERAAELSIREVELIRFSLLNITQETIAEYARCVVFRARHNRYLAVMNDCSAPSAVEIAERCCRNIERYTKFTVSVGVGGRVEETSELPDSYLQANRALAYHLFTEGNAAIRYDDILPAGSQEPLSLEYKDELLLALRSGNTGKAAAILEDISTSLQSLVSRQNPDYLLSLYDELAASAIRSFYELIPYADIQPLIQRFRAVQGTAGLPLASLQRQLLELCVEGAALVRKNSLSEGQKVIYASLDYIQSHLSEDITVGDCAAHVHLSASYYSSLFKKVTGMTVTQYVTMEKIQKAKALLVEGMPVQEVALAAGYEERRYFSEMFKKITGQTPSEFRAGYHPDRPEEKPYR, translated from the coding sequence ATGGACGATAATGGTGTGATCAGCTTGTGCATTATAGACGATATCAAAAGCGTAGTCGCAGGACTCACCTGCATGAATTGGGCGGACCAGGGTATCCGGGTGGCGGGTACGGCAGCCAACGGGGAGGATGGGCTGGACATGATCTCGGAGCTGCGCCCGGATCTTGTCATTACGGATATACGGATGCCGAGGATGGATGGACTGTCCATGCTGCGGGCCGTGCTGGAACGCCACCGGGACTGTAAGGTGATTCTGATCAGCGGCTATGCCGATTTTGAATATGCGCAGCAGGCTGTCCAGCTTGGCGCTTTTGACTTTGTTGTCAAGCCGTTTACCGAAGAGGATATTATGAAGGCGGTGCTGCGGGCGAAGGCGGAGATTCTGGAAGAACGGTCGAAGCTGCTTACCCTGCGGGAGATGGAAAAAAGATTGCGGGAGAGTCTGCCGGTGCTGCGGCAGGAATATTTCGCCCTGCTGGTCAGCCACCGTACAGCCTGGGAGCAGGCGGCGGCCCGCTGGGAATTCCTGAATATCGATCTGAACCCGCAGGGGTTTGTGGTGATGCTGCTTGAGATCGATCACTTTCAGGAGCGGGCAGCCGAGCTGTCCATCCGCGAGGTGGAGCTGATCCGCTTCTCGCTGCTCAATATCACGCAGGAGACGATTGCCGAATATGCGCGCTGCGTAGTCTTCCGCGCCAGACATAACCGCTATCTGGCGGTTATGAATGACTGCAGCGCGCCCAGTGCGGTCGAGATCGCCGAACGCTGTTGCCGGAATATTGAACGCTACACCAAGTTCACGGTTTCGGTCGGGGTCGGAGGCAGAGTGGAGGAGACGAGTGAGCTGCCCGATTCCTATCTGCAGGCCAACCGGGCGCTGGCCTATCATCTGTTCACGGAAGGCAATGCAGCCATCCGCTATGACGATATTCTCCCGGCCGGCAGCCAGGAGCCGCTGTCCCTGGAATACAAGGACGAGCTGCTGCTGGCGCTGCGCTCCGGGAATACCGGCAAGGCAGCGGCTATTCTGGAGGATATCTCGACAAGCCTCCAGAGTCTGGTCTCCCGGCAGAATCCGGATTATCTGCTCAGCCTGTACGATGAGCTGGCTGCCTCGGCGATCCGGAGCTTCTATGAGCTGATTCCGTATGCGGATATCCAGCCGCTGATCCAGAGATTCAGGGCTGTTCAGGGAACAGCCGGACTGCCGCTGGCTTCTCTCCAGCGGCAGCTGCTGGAGTTATGCGTGGAAGGGGCCGCACTGGTACGCAAGAACAGCCTGTCCGAGGGGCAGAAGGTTATCTATGCCTCACTCGATTATATTCAGAGCCATCTCTCTGAGGATATAACGGTAGGGGATTGCGCCGCTCACGTCCATCTCAGCGCGAGCTACTACTCCAGTCTTTTCAAGAAGGTGACCGGTATGACGGTCACCCAGTATGTGACCATGGAGAAGATCCAGAAGGCCAAAGCGCTGCTGGTAGAAGGGATGCCGGTGCAGGAGGTCGCCCTTGCAGCAGGTTACGAGGAGCGGCGGTATTTCAGCGAAATGTTCAAGAAGATCACCGGGCAGACACCTTCGGAATTCAGGGCAGGCTATCATCCTGACCGTCCGGAGGAGAAACCTTACCGATGA
- a CDS encoding FAD-dependent oxidoreductase, with protein sequence MNREKVHDIVIYGGTAAGIIAAVQAAKMGKTVVVIEQGQRIGGLTSGGLGDTDVGMKHAVGGLSLEFYRRVARKYNEDGARWLFEPKVALEVLLDLAAEHHIEVVCGDRLELQDGVGRQGATITSIRMESGNTYRGRMFIDATYEGDLMGKSGVSYIVGREPNSAYGETLNGIQPGDELNELPNGIDPYVIKGVPASGLLPRVNAARGGSTGDGDNKLQAYNFRMCLTDNLDNRLEIGKPEGYNEADYEILFRAIEQGQRSRFFKLNRVTAEKTDSNNNSGISTDYNGMNHSYAEADYPAREQIREAHRIYQQGYVWTLQNHPRVPEDIRAVYKPWGLPLDEFTDSGHWTPQLYIRESRRMIGDYVVTEHDVRLDNPVPDSIGMGSFAMDSHHTQYYVNEEGHVSTEGGFYVRLAAPYPISFRAVVPKRTECTNLIVPVCVSATHAAYGSIRMEPVFMILGQSAAAAAALALDGDGIVQNVQVEQLHSILLQENQVLYAEV encoded by the coding sequence ATGAACCGGGAAAAAGTGCATGATATTGTCATTTACGGCGGAACGGCTGCTGGGATTATAGCTGCTGTCCAAGCCGCAAAAATGGGCAAAACCGTGGTAGTGATCGAGCAGGGACAGCGTATTGGGGGCTTGACCAGCGGCGGTCTGGGAGATACGGATGTAGGGATGAAGCACGCGGTCGGCGGCCTGTCCCTGGAGTTCTACCGGCGGGTAGCCCGGAAGTATAATGAAGACGGGGCACGCTGGCTGTTCGAACCCAAAGTGGCGCTCGAAGTACTGCTGGACCTGGCGGCCGAACACCATATCGAAGTCGTCTGCGGAGACAGGCTTGAGCTTCAGGACGGGGTGGGCAGACAAGGCGCCACAATCACTTCAATCCGCATGGAATCCGGGAACACCTATCGTGGCAGGATGTTTATTGACGCTACGTACGAAGGCGATCTGATGGGGAAATCCGGCGTATCCTATATTGTCGGCCGGGAGCCGAATTCAGCGTACGGAGAGACATTAAACGGCATTCAGCCCGGGGATGAGCTTAATGAGCTGCCCAACGGAATTGATCCTTATGTCATTAAAGGAGTACCCGCAAGCGGCTTGCTCCCGCGTGTCAATGCTGCCCGCGGCGGCAGCACCGGCGACGGTGACAACAAGCTTCAGGCGTATAACTTCCGCATGTGCCTGACGGATAATCTGGACAACCGCCTGGAGATCGGCAAGCCGGAGGGGTATAACGAGGCCGATTATGAAATTCTGTTCCGGGCTATCGAGCAAGGACAGCGCTCCCGTTTCTTTAAATTAAACCGGGTTACTGCCGAGAAGACGGATTCCAATAACAACAGCGGCATTTCTACGGATTACAACGGAATGAACCATAGCTATGCAGAGGCGGATTATCCGGCAAGAGAACAAATCCGGGAGGCCCACCGTATCTATCAGCAAGGTTATGTCTGGACCCTGCAGAATCATCCGCGGGTGCCGGAGGACATCCGGGCGGTCTACAAGCCGTGGGGGCTGCCGCTTGATGAATTCACGGACAGCGGCCACTGGACGCCGCAATTATATATCAGGGAATCCCGCAGAATGATTGGCGATTATGTGGTTACAGAGCATGATGTCAGACTGGACAACCCGGTGCCGGATTCCATTGGAATGGGCTCCTTCGCCATGGACTCGCACCACACCCAATATTATGTGAACGAAGAAGGACATGTAAGCACAGAGGGCGGATTCTATGTGAGATTGGCTGCACCTTACCCGATAAGCTTCCGGGCTGTTGTGCCGAAACGGACGGAGTGCACCAATCTGATCGTACCGGTATGTGTATCTGCAACCCATGCTGCCTACGGCTCGATCCGGATGGAGCCCGTCTTTATGATCCTGGGGCAATCGGCTGCGGCTGCTGCAGCACTGGCGCTTGATGGGGATGGCATTGTTCAAAACGTACAGGTGGAGCAGCTGCATTCCATACTCCTTCAGGAAAATCAGGTTTTGTATGCAGAAGTCTAA